TGATGAAGTTGCTCAAACTTATTGGTCTAAGGTCAGAAAATGTTTGTACCATAGGTTTCTTAGGCAACAACACCAAATTAGTTTCTGTAGTGGACCTAGGCAATGTAGCACCTTCATAAAAATGTAGTACAATGTTATGTATATCAAAGCCAATAATCTCCCAGCAGTCTTGATAAAAATTTCCAGTAAATCCATCTGGACCATTGGCACTATCTCCACTCAATTCAAAAACTGCCCCTTGACCTCTTCTAATGTTCGATATCTACACAACTCTATATTCTGCTCTACAGTCACCATGGAAGGCACATTGTCAAGCAAATCAAAATTTGTAGGATCACCTTCTTTGGTAAACTAATTCAAATAGAAGTCCATAGCAGCATCAGCCAATTGACCTTGATCATCAATCTAGTTCCCATCGCCATTTTGAATCCTATTCAATTGCAACTTCTTCCTTTTGCCATTCACATGATTGTGAAAGAAGCTAGTATTTCTATCCCCCTCAGCAAGCCAAGTCATCCCAACTTTTTTCTTCCAATACTGCTTCTCAATACTCAAATACTTTTTCAATTCTGCTTGGGCCTGTTGAAACACTATTCTATTAGCTATTCTTGGTTCCTCCTCAAATAGCATCTCCTTCAGTTTTACAATGTACTCCAAGATTGCCAACTTCTTGAAGATGTCACCAAAAGTGACTTTACTCCATTTGGATAATGCAGCTTTCACATTCTTCAACTTGTGCTTGAACATCAGAAAAGGATCACCAATGAAGTCTGCTTGCCAATTCGGCCTCACCACCTCTTTAAAACACTCATGTTTGGTCCAAAATGAGAAACCTAAATAGTTTCACATAGTTTACAGTTTGTTCTCCACAACTCATGAACAAAGGGGCATGATCAGATCCAGTTCTTATCAAATGCTCAATCTCAATAGTAGGAAACAAATTCTGGAAAGCAAGATTTACCAATATCCTATCCAATCTCTTAAAGATACATTCCACTTTAGGTCTTCCATTCCACCAAGTGAATGGACTCCCTTTGTAACCTAGATTACATAAACCACTTGAATTGATATAAAAAGTAAAGTCTTCATATTCTGGAGGATACATTAGAAGACCACCAATCTTTTCATCTTCATGAAGTACCACATTAAAGTCTCCACCTACCATCCAAGGCATCTCCATGTCACTTGCAAGATAGTACAAATTATTCCACAATTCTAGCCTCTCAACGGCTGTACATTTTACATACATAAAAGTTATCATAATATGTTGGCCAATGTCATGATGAAACACCTTAACAGTAGCATGTTGTGCAGTGTCCATGATCAATTCCTATTCAACATTAGCATAAACAAATAGCCAGatctttccattaatatttgatAAAGCAGCTTCCATATTCAACCTTCTTCTGTACCTTTGTATGTGTCTTTGATTCTGAAATGGTTCCATTAATGCAATGACAAGGAAATTGTGCTCTCTTTGCATGTTGATCACCCTAGGAAAGGCATGTTGTGTATTTACAGTCCTTATATTCCAAATTAGTATTTTGATCATCATTTAGTTTGTGGCAGTGCTCTTCTGGTCATTACTCTTATAGGTTGTGGTGCTTCCTTGTTTTGtacctttttcttacttttgttacCTATCTTAGCACTAGCTCTATGAGATAGGTCAGCCTCCCTTTCCACTCTTTTGACATTTCCAGCTATGGAATCATCTTCTCATTCATCCTCATATTGTTGTTCTTCTATTAAGGCTTTATCAATCACCACAGGAGCCACATTGTGTGTCACTAAATCATGTAAGGTCTGAATAGGAGTCTTCACAGGCACATTGACCTGAACCTGCATAGTTTGATCAGTTCCTGATGCACATGCCAAAGGAATTGGTTCTATGTCTTCTGTTGCCTATGGTACTATAGCCTAATCCTTTTGCTCTTTATACATCATATTTGCCTCCTCTATCACACTAGCATTATTTTGCATAGCTCCCAAAGCCCCATGCATCGCCTTAAATTGCAGCTCATATATATTACCCAGGTTAGTGTTTACTGTAGCTACTCATGCAGaagttactgttccattgaattCTGAAGGCATGCCACCAGTTATTTGATCCCCTGACCTCACTGTATCTTCTAAGGCATCATTGTGAATATCACCAACCTATCTAACACCTAAAACATCCACCGGACCACCTTAATCTAGGACAAAAAACTCGACAGTTTTCCTAGGGTCTACTATTACATTGCCTTCCTCCTTCCCTACATCTACTCCAATTGGTTTCGTCGCATGCTGCATTGTATTACTCTGTAAATTACCAACCCTAGTTTCTTGTACCCTAGGGTTTACTGTAGCAAGATTTTCAACTATGACTGTGTGGTTGCCTTGTGTGTTGCTAGTTTGCTCTTGTATTCTTGCACTCATGTTTGCCTCTACATTATCCTCCAAAGCATGTACCTCATCACTCCATAGAGGTTTAGATTCCTTGATAGCTCCAGTTTCCTGTATTGCCTTTGGTGCCTTCTCTACAGTATGAGAAGATATCTCCTGGCATGAATGGTGAAGTGTAACATTGGGTGCTTCCTTTGTCGTGCCAAATCTTCTTTGAACCCAGTTAATTATTCTCTCTTTATTAGCTAATTTACCAGTCCCAGTACCACGAGGATTAGGACTCTGCTCTCTTGTTCCAGATTCTTTCCTCCCCTCAACCCTAATCCCTGTATCACTAGGATTAGCATTGTCATGATTAGCTACTGTAGTCCCAGCTTTCCTTGAATTTGAGTTAGAATTTTCAACATTGCGTAGCTGCTCCTTCTCATGTACCTTCTTGGATCCATCCTCACTCAACCTATTGATTGTCTCATTACTATTTCCTTCCCCCTTTCCATCAGTGATCATCAAGATAGGTTGGTCAGCTTCTTCAACTCCCAGTACGTCAAACTTGTTGCTTGTGGTCACCACCTCACCATTGTTCTTTCCCTTCAATTTGCCATTCTCCTGCTCCTTTGCATTCTTAATAATATGACCTTGCTTATCTATTTGGTATTTGTTTTGCCTTCTTTGCATCCATTCCTGCATAGATTGATTAGGAATAGCTTTTCCAAGTATCTTTCCACTAAACAATACCTTAGTCGCGTTAGCAGCTATTCCGACAACATCCtttcctttggcattatcatCAGCATCCTTCTCTAACTTCTTGTGAAGTTCAGGATGAATGATCCAGCACTCCTGTTCATTATGCCCTTATTTTTTACAAGTCTTGTAATACTTAGGCATGTAAGCATATTTAATCTTAATCCACTTTGATTCTTTCGGGCCagtttcatcttcttcttctataaTCTTAATTCTTTGTGGAAGATTAGCTAATAAATTCATCTCAATTTTTACCTTAGCTCAGCTTGGTCTTGTGCCATTTTTTGTAGCCATATCAACATGTAAGGGCTTACCCACATCTCTATCTAACAAGAAAACAAACTCCTTACCAAACAATTAGGAGTCAAATCATGAAACGAGATCCAAGCGATGGCAATGGGTGTTTCCTCTTGCGGCTTCCACCAAGGGATCCACTTAGTACATCTCATCGGCCACATGCCTCCTTGAGCCTTCAAGTAGAATGCTGGTTTAGATAACAAGTGAATGTAATCCTCCATCAAAGACAACTTACTAAGGGTATGTGCATCGTCAATTAAACCAATCGAACATTCACCTTTTAATTCACATTGAATTGGAATCACCTTACGTAGTTCTTGAATAACAAGCTTACCATACGAAAACTTTCCTAGAACTGCTAATTGCAATCCTTGTTGTATTATAGATTGCTTAATTTCAGTCTTCTTCCACTTGATAATTGTTTTCCCATGTAGATATTCTACTGGTTTGATAGGAACGTGGGCTAGGGTTTGCATGAGAGCATTTAATGCTTTAGGTTGTAGAAGTTGCACATAGTTTTGCAATGGATTAGGGTTTGTAGTGGTTAGGGTGATTGTAATGGGGTGTTTGATGACTGACCAACCTCAGGAGGAGGCTGGCCAATGGCTGGAGTAGCCATGAAAACTAGGTTTAGGCATCAAGTTTAGGGTTTTTTCATGAGTGAGAAGAGagaattttttattttccttgATCGCTATATTTGACTTAGCCATAGTCataatactatgaaaggttgatggttatagAAAACCACAAATTTTATGACAccatcaagttaggagaaagaattgaagaatgtGTTAGAGTGGCATGGTCACCAATTTTGAAGCATTGCAAGCTACAAAAAAAGCTTTACAGTTTTGAGGAATCTCGAAGAAGAAGGAAGTGGATGCCGTAATGATAGCCAGGggccaaaatctccactcacctATCAAACACTCCTGCCAGTATATCATCCATCATCCCTAAAAGACCACATTCTTTCTAGCACCTACCATGCCTATAATACCCGATAGAACTACCCTAAACCCCGAGCCTGTTTTGATCGCAGACCACCCAAGCAATACACCCCTCTCGCTGAACCTATAACCCAACTACCATTATCAATATCCATTATCCATGCGGTAGCAACCGAAAGCTTAACCTAGCAGATCAACCCCAACACAATTTACGCATATCACTCTAGCATGAAAGGACACACCATTGAAGAGTGTTGGACGCTGAAGGATAAGATTCAAATGCTGATAGACACCATGGTGATACAATTGAAAGAGCCTACATCCAATGTCCACAAcaaccccttcccaaccataggGGTGATGGGGTAAACATGATTAAAattgatgaagaatgggatcaaGAAGGGTCCATTTGGTTTTATTCGAGATGGAGACACTGTGGTGGCATCCCCTGTAGCATCATTGCTGATTATGGTTTAAGCGCATGCACCATTTGAAGTCAAAGTGGCCATACCTAGGCTACCATTCACTGTAATGGTAGCTCTATAATTTTCTTATCACCCTAAAGTTGTTCCATGGGACTACATAGCTGAACCAAAAGAAAAGGCTAAGGCAGAAGAAGCAGGTGTTGctcaaggaatgactagaacatTAAGAGTGCACACGCCAGAAAAGCTTGCCCAAGGAGGGTCAAGTAGGGAAACTGCACCGAAGCCACCTGATGTGGAAACATGTAttgatgacctgtggaggaaagtataGGACAAGGAATATTGTGTTGttattcatttgaataaaatccTCGCCTagatatccattctatcactactgcAGAATTCAAACGCGCACAATAATGCCTTGACGAAGGTATTGAGTGATGCTTATGTGCATGTTGGCATTGCTAGTAGTTAAATGTCGAATATGGTGGGACAAATACTGGAAACACAtaaaatcactttccacgaagacgAGTTACCACCGGAAGGTTTAAGTCATAATCGAGCATTGCACATTACTGTGCAATATAAAGACAAGTTCATCGCTCGGGTTCTGATCAATGGGGGTTCAAGTCTGAATATATGTCGTTTGACCATGTTGAGAAGACTGGAATAGGTATAGATAAGATAAGACAGGGAAACATGAGTGTGAAAGTATTTAATGGGTCAGAGAGAGATACACTCggggaaattgatttgagtttgAAGATAGGTCCAACTGTGTTCGATGTCGGGTTTCAGGTACTAGACATCTCTACCGCTTACAAACTCCTATTGTGATGACCATGGATACACATGGCCGGGGCAGTtgcttctactctacatcaggctGTGAAATTCAAGTGGAATCATCAGAAGGTTTATGGAGATAGTAACAATCCTATTTATACCGACCAAATTGTGCTAGTAGTTGAAGGCTAGAGGAAGCCAGGAAGAGAGACATTCCATAGCATTGAATGGGTGAACATCATTGAGAAGGGACGATGGTGGAGTGACAAAGTGCTATGCATGTTGCTCTGGTTGGGATGCGAGCCAGGCCGAGGTCTCAGCCCACGCTTTAGGGGGTAACGGAACCAATACTACTACTATCTCAGAACACCACCTTCGATCTTGGGTATGAATACATCGTACAGGAATATCAGGATTGGTCGCCCCATGGAATGATTTCTACTATCCACTTCCAAAACACATACCACCATTGTACCAAATATTCCGTAAGGATGATGTGATTTGGGGTtctgaagaagatgagattcTAGCCTAGCATAAGTATTTTTTTCCTGACCGACGAAGACATGGGGTGCAACATGATTTTGAGAGAGAAGGTGGAGGATTTCACTATCCAGATGGCAAGAGATGGAGTTGTTCTAGAAAATTGGACTGCTACACCAACCTAGGCTCGTCGAGCATCAAGTTATGCCTGTTTTCTAGCATTTAAGACATTCCGTATTTCCGTTTTTGGAATAAGTACTCGAGGCATCAAGTTATGCCTGTTTAACACAATTTGAGTTTTAATTAATGCAATAATTCCCTTTcgtttatttatattatcatcTTTGTATTTTTTCAGCATAATTATTTCCTACCTTATTGAATCTACAATTGTGACATGTAATGGGACAACTCAAAATAATGAGAGTGATTCAGATAAATGGGAGAATGATGTAATACCCGGGGAAATTGTTAGGGAAGTAGAGGATTTTGAGAGCAAACCCAAGTCAAATTTAGAGGAAACCGAAGCAGTTAATTTGGGGGACTCCGAAATAGTCAAAGGGACCCTCATTAGTATCCACCTATCACCATCCAACAAGGAAGAGTACATCAAATTTTTGAatgaatatgaggatatttttgacTGGTCCTATGATGAAGTGATAgggttgagcacatccatagtggcccATAAGCTACCTACCCACCCAATGTGTCCatcagtgaagcagaaactcaggaAATTCtaccagacatgagtttgaaaataaaagagtaGGTTATCAAACAAATCAACGCCAATGTTCTTCGAATGGTTGAGTATCCgacttggttagccaacattgtacctgTACCGAAGAAAGATTGAAAGGTCAGGGTATGCATTGACTACAAAgatctaaacagagcaagtcccaaggatgatttCCCGCTGCCAAACATACATATGTTGATCGACATCTGTGCCAAGCAGGTACTCCAGTCATTTCTTGATCGTTTCGCCGGATATCAccaaatctggatggatgaaggaGACACGGATAAAATGGCCTTCATCATGCCATATGGAGTGTACTGCTATAAGATGATGTTTTTCGGTCTGAAGAACACCGGAGCTACTTACATGAGGTCAATGACAACCCTCTACCATGATATGATCCACAAAGAGATTTAGGTTTACGTGGAtgaaatcatcatcaaatccaaaaagaGTCTAGATCACATAATATATATGAGAAAGTTTTTCGATCGCCTGAggagatacaaattgaagttgaACCCTGCAAAATGTCCCTTCAGGGTCCCTGTCAGGAAACTACTGGGTTTGAAGGTTAGCCGCGAAGGGATCAAATTAGATCCATCAGAAATCAAAGTCATCCAATAATTGTTTCCACctaagaacaagaaagatgtgttGAGTTTCTGGGGCCATCTCAATTACATCAGTCATTTCATAGACCGATCGACTGTGATATGTGAACCGATCTTCAAGATGTTGAGAACAGATGCCACACCAAGCTGGACCGAGGAATATCAAAAAGCCTTCGACaatatcaaggagtatttgtctaAGCCTcatgtgttggtcccaccagagcctgGGAGACCTCTACTGTTGTATTTTTCCATGTTGGACAGAGCATTCGGGTGCgtcttgggacaacatgatgagataagaaggaaagagaaagCCATATACTAGCTGAGTAAGCAGTTTACACCCTACAAAGCTCGGTATTCTTTGATGGAGCatacttgctgtgctttgacctggatagcacaaaagttgaggcactatttatGTGCATATACTATATACTTCATATCAAGcttaaagtatatttttcagaaacatATGCCTACAGGCaagttggcaaagtggcaaatacTACTAAGTGAgctcgacattgtctatgtgacacaAAAGGCATTCAAGGGGAAAGCATATGTCAATCATCTAGCAGAGAATCTTGGGGATGGAGAATATGATCCATTGACGACATATTTTCTCGATGAAGAGGTATCACACATAAGGGAGATATCTGAGAAGCCTACGGCGGGTGGTGATTGTTTTTTGAaggagccgcaaatttcaaaaGAGTGCGCATCGAAGTTGTCCTGGTATCAAAAAATCGGCCAACACTATctggtatccgccaagctcagatTCCCGTACAGTAACAATATGGCAAAATATGAAGCTTACATCTTGGGGCTCAGGCTatccattgacatgaacatccaggAACTATTGATCATTAGAGATTCATACCTACTAATACACCAGGTACTCATAGAATGGGataccaagaattccaagatactaCCATAGTTGCATTATTTTCAAGGATTGATCAAAATATTCgcaaagatagaattcaagcatgttccccgaattcagaatgagttcacAGACACATTGGCCAcattgtcttccatgatacaacatccagataagaattatattgaccCTATCCCAATAGAGATCCACAAGCAGTCCGCCTACTGTGCCtatgttgaagaagaatttgatgggaagtcgtggtttcatgatatcacagAGTATCTAGAAAATTGATAATACTCAAAAAATGCTACATTTACCCAGAAGTGCACATTGCAAAGACTAGCTAATCATTTCTTCTAGAGTGGAGGAATTCtatatagaaggactcctgatcTTGGGTTGTTAAGATGTGTGGATGCCAAAGAAGCATCCAGAATGTATGAAGAGATACATGCCGTAACATGCAGACCTCATATGAATGGATTCATTCTAGCCAAGGAGATATTGATGGCGAGAtgcttttggatgactatggagactcACTACATCAAATGCCTGTAGAACTGTCATCAGTGACaggtacatgctgatatgatacgggTTCCACCCAATGAGCTCAATGTGACGAGTTCACCCTAGCCTTTTGCCGCTTAGGGCATTGATGTCATTGGCCCGATCGAGCTTGCCGCCTCCAACGGACATAGATTCATCCTTATAGCCATTGATTATgttactaaatgggttgaagccgcctCCTACAAAGCCGTGACAAAGAAGGTTGTAGCAGATTTTGTCCGATATCGTATTTTCAgtcgattcggagttcccgagtcaATTATTACTAACAAGGCTGCCAACGTCAATAGTGATCTGATTCAATCCATATACGAGACATTCAAGATTAAGCACCGCAATTCTACCACATAcaagcctcagatgaatggagctgtagaagccgcaaataagaatattaagaagatactaaggaagatgatagacAACTACAAACATtggcatgagaagctaccatTTTTATTGCTTGGATATTGCACCACGGTCCGAACATCAACTGAAGCAACCCCTTATctattggtttatggtactgaagttGTTATACCCGTTGAGGTAGAAATTTCTTCCTTACGCATCATACAAGAAGTCGAGCTAAGTGACGCGGAATGGGTACAAAATCGATATGATCAGTTGACTCTcattgatggaaaaagaatgaattcAATGTGTCACAGCCAACTTTACCAGAACAAAATGGCAAAGGCTTTCAACAAGAAGGTAAGACCGAAACAGTTCACACTGGGGTAACTAGTTCTGAAGCGAATCTTCTCGACATTCTTTCATcattcccaggtaaagaggggcagttgttgatactcaattttgcccTTATGATTCCCATTTAGCCTTTGTGGGTTAGTTcagtttataatatattttttatatttttaagtattatttATATGATATTTTCCTGCATTATTACTACATGACTTGTCTAAAATATCAATTCATTATTTTACTTCAAAAGAAGTTTTTCTTAAATCACTATTATGGATGTTTTATatgaataattttttatttattcacaaatattttaattgattctagcattttACAACCAATAAATAATTtacttattattttcttaatatcaATGATGAGTGGCCAGTTGGCCAAACTAGTTATATAGTTTTTATAGTACTTTATGCATATTTTATATCATTTactataattttattatatttttatatcatttATCCATTATTTGCAATAATAGCTGATACTTTaccaataattaaatttataatacTATTTAGgtcaaaatgatatttttatatttttataatcacaatccactattttagagtatttaatttcataaaaaatacTTATATATTTGTTAGCTATTTTTTACAACTTATTTTTATTTGGTTTTATAGGTTTTACAATTCGGCCCAATCTTGTATTTTTCTCCATTGTAACCGGTTGCTTATAGTTATCTCCTAGAAATCTCATTTTTAGGCTTAAGCAAATTAATTCAATGGTGCAAGTTAGTTTAGGAAAACTGTCCAGTGTACTATCACGTCTAGAAACCATGCTCATAGGATGTAACCTATTTCGCCAATCTAATATACCTTTAGATTTCATTCGCCACCCTTTAAAACCGATTTTAATTAGTAATAGCCCTTGCACCTATATACGAGTCTATACgggaggtaaatatgagccccTTTACATGCTAATTGTATTCTTTGAAGTCTTATGTGTTTCACTTGTTTGGCgcttagttttaatttttgagcAACCTTAGGACAAGTCTAGGACTATAGAACAACCTGTTTGATGCCTCCTGGACAATAGAAATGGGATGACTAGGAACATATAGGGtacgatttagaattgaattagtgtactttaggtaaacaacttaaagatagtaattgggtagctgAAGatgatagtgtcacgacccaaaattcataaaggtcgtgatggcgccgaactctactgtcaggcaagccaacaataaatacttaattgggttctcattttgttacttttgaaatcatatttttcattcAATTTAAATCGTAAAAGATGaagtttacaaaaataaataataatatcttaaaaattaccaatacagaacaacccataatcctcccaaaacccaatgtcacaagtgcatgagcattaactaggaatgtaaaataaaatacaacaactgtccggaatacaaattggacaggaaagaaaatataATACCCTGAGGGAGACTTTGTTGGCTGCGAATCATCGTAaagagtgcagctcacctaagtcccttcCATAATCGCGCCTCTACACCcgcaaggccgctaaacatatgtgtacctgcacaaaaatatgcagcaagtgtagcatgagtacgtaaatcaacacgtacccagtaagtatcccgcctaaccccaaagaagtagtgacggggggtcgacttcgacacttactatgggctataaatgggatatcaatgatataataaATTATGGATTTTTATGAGGCAACGGTAAACACAATAACATGAGACATGTAAATAATTCTCTTGTTAATcggggatttccaaatttatcttcatcttttaacaatttatacctctggccaatgaggccatatcaattatcaataattccaaataatcaattaagtaatgcgcaaatcatgccgaagtcgtacgacccgatccaacaaatatttaaactgtgcactactaGAGGATCAAATGGCGCGAACCACAAATACATCTAGAAAtctccccgctcgcgaatcatgcATGCAATGCGGTCCCCGCTCgagaatcatacatgcgacgcggtcaaatacaaatttaacaattaaatcatatctctttcttgattctttttaaaataataaaaattcaacttgaaacttttTAAGGAAATCacccgctcgcgaaacatacatgcgacgcggttactcatagatttcttcagctattatattattcctcaattcttttcgaaattatgaatttcaaataaaaccttttaaatcttaagttcttcaatttcaactcctttcaaaacatttaaaaatcacactcaatctcgctccctctcaaggcaaacaataaacatagtcaataacaatatcaacaaggcatgatgtgagcctaaaactacccgaacataGGCATAGCttgtagctacgtatggactctcgtcacctcatgcgtacgtagcccccacaaatagaagtacacaataatttagttcacctatggggataattcccccttacaagattagaaaggagacttacctcgctccgtagttttataaccggctcccaagccattcaatcaactcaaatcgatgcccaacactccaaaactagtcaataagtaagcaaatccataaatatatactctaatactcattataatcctatttacaataattcccaactccgttcgaaaagtcgataaaattaccctcgggcccacgtatcCGGATTCTGAAAGTtttcgaagataatcattacccataaccttatgaactcaaacatatcatttctatccaattccataaccattttcgtggttaaaatctcttTTTTTATAGAAATATAGGTTTtttatctaaacccttgatttctaagatttaccggttataatctatccataatctatgaatttaactcaaagtgtgaagaactaacttaccttcaagttgctaattgaaatcccctctcaaaatgATCCACAATCGCCCAAAACATGAAGCAAATGGGCTAAACATACGCAACTCCggacttaaatgaaggttctgccttctgcgattttcgcacctgcggaggtacactcgcacctgcggttccacACCTGCAAAATATTCCTCATAGGTCCGCATTTACCCCTTTGGCCTGGCACCGTACCTGCTGAAAatggctcgcttctgcgcaaccgcaggtgcgcCTGCCCTATCGCTCTTGCGCATccatccgcttctgcgccaaATCCTTCGCACCTGCTCGTTCGTAGGTGCGCTAAAATACCTCGCATCTCGGTTGCTGGCCACCTCCTCACCTTCGCACCTACGACTAGtggctcgcatctgcgagctcgaaCCTGCGGATGCCCATGCGCAGCTGCGATCATTCCAGAAGTTGGAAGCTTCAGCTCTTCCTCCAAAACCCATAATTAttctgagcctcgtccggttaacactcggggcccctGGGGCCCTGCCAGAACATACCcacaagtttaaaatcataaaaaggactcgctcgaactcccggaacgtgtaaaacaacatcaaaactaaaaatcataccccaaaccaaattgattcaacttagaaattttaaattcttcaaacttactctgaacgcgccgaaatatacttaaactactcggaatgacacaaaattttgcgtgcaagtcttaaatgaccatacagacctactccaacttcagggatcggattccgaccccgatatcaaaaagtccacttccggtcaaacttctgagaaccttcaaatttatagcttttgccaaatgactcagaaatgacatacggacctccgaatccacttccggacgcgctccaaataccagaatcaccatacggagctattcctagactcgaaatcccaagaaaacattgataacattgaaatgc
The nucleotide sequence above comes from Nicotiana tabacum cultivar K326 chromosome 12, ASM71507v2, whole genome shotgun sequence. Encoded proteins:
- the LOC142167176 gene encoding uncharacterized protein LOC142167176 produces the protein MSFDHVEKTGIGIDKIRQGNMSVKVFNGSERDTLGEIDLSLKIGPTVFDVGFQKHMPTGKLAKWQILLSELDIVYVTQKAFKGKAYVNHLAENLGDGEYDPLTTYFLDEEVSHIREISEKPTAGGDCFLKEPQISKECASKLSWYQKIGQHYLVSAKLRFPYSNNMAKYEAYILGLRLSIDMNIQELLIIRDSYLLIHQIEFKHVPRIQNEFTDTLATLSSMIQHPDKNYIDPIPIEIHKQSAYCAYVEEEFDGKSWFHDITEYLEN